The following coding sequences lie in one Oncorhynchus kisutch isolate 150728-3 linkage group LG17, Okis_V2, whole genome shotgun sequence genomic window:
- the topaz1 gene encoding uncharacterized protein topaz1 isoform X2 → MLPSTGRVKLNRSVLKVEGNNGLPSVPRRRRPFKVLYSPTGDTHGDPNSISKTLECSSQNEENSELKTKDDFVLGYTESTVLKSENHNFPPYLGTEKGHLASETAVGKTTAVPADSGEQRSPPLTECEGKQQVSRGSSGAGTHDRGILEDSGAGSDDVETGKPVAKRMRLGDVHGDLMEQKHSSPSEPELGPGIAITSLEDSGTMSEMPCEVPPHLHTSHVSRSHSNATDAPLRSHHFMTEDGGWRGGPGGGDRSLESPANGTLSPWSMENGVGVDPPSDSDTEDQDLFSCRRVVAYIKRLHLSCARTYLSWPFPKPDSAQSLSVTSSVLNANGPLTPPAESVSSAVGCVNGALVNGYGDSLMRAERTRVLTSHCTLTEYTPQTSYQVYAHRNGMQGEGNMMEEKDMSNGREGGGEEDESMTQFSLSPDTSSKVYPSHPLCHKKPQSQLRTRGLHRNKASISPPPKAPTISALLTPPKNHSETDPILSVSSNLSQTDTDTVSCLSPPKTDSVSTFPPAKVSGGGETAYTPPPIGVGSDIATAAFLLFSSASQNIETSPPPSSPTPSSFLTPSSPRRKDEGGAMFNATSSPSAVDSKTDTSHSNSFHSAESSPLPPDFSCLSAESSFLSSSSSLLPQEKRKAEGVEVQSREGDEMKGEAAASGELKVLVLPGSESSSPEKQEHQRPEQKSTQGGSSLGKPKEGEAVVATISNLAPGILGGQTPMLCITRLMLQTQSYSEEDDDFVDQKEKLSSGVGVGTQAQASSTDEDDGTCGEEGTLEPVRTQPCTDEDDVDHHNQSTSCTKVTSENQEAGTPSSSGSHTQHQEVEVRAGSKVKLASDPKAHLLDEFTAYEQDILLVDVLLDDPELFGSLPQDLEPMLGSTRGRRAPRARTTIGAGRALLLTGAGPSWATEKSSTTGTDGPPGFKTDQRRIIHFKDEESSGRSWRPVASSNPMPAVVHSNSWPPTVHALHPDQGGTDYNYSPMKAEISERAQAFQSLNSFKSTLPYLMTGDSWCNEHTASCKDPAAADTGPQRQFDSYCKYYFSMSDCFHKTCWFLHVPKRGDEKFCVETVLRFVRSSNPVCLQRAVSVFTSYYQFSPPGVYHTPLVLNSLLAALLKAGFLSDIITVLHVSTAHNILPSPAFLLALFDYVGERDQSILPELIQLTSKMVDAGLGLNVDQCERVLHMFLQSPQYHPADSPENYTTKPGNHRSMNTDAPTPEALSLAHALVELCSQQEDWGRLGVVFRSICHSHRSLVDLQHFSGCVAIALLEGDKDRLALPFASFTETVYQETEDWDDGLIKSFLGRIGVSLMFRYHKTQQWAKGRRLVDVLSRLKVNYSTLKGLFGNEDGASRCHLITIATELFLRSNSVEGALNTLRDNEWFLSSCVWPCSVEDVAERTTVLVRLAEITSHRDTLEVLTNLPGLKEPADLADISIYGCLFNSHLKSCVDRQTVTVASDTLGFMLSKSLAVDPPLLHTLLHKLGKQNIWLRARALFKQALCLGYYPGVKSVPGSLALTVPCSLGEMEIALAFEMVLTFNATTILNTTGTPQSIIITLKRTGDRESEYLAAGSRLLSAAIVPNPKLTVHYTAVNSCQEQLFTVDTHTARRWLRHNHTWANEVWTHS, encoded by the exons ATGCTCCCATCTACCGGGAGGGTCAAATTAAATCGAAGCGTGCTGAAAGTTGAAGGCAATAATGGACTGCCAAGCGTGCCCAGACGGAGACGGCCATTCAAAGTGTTGTACTCGCCAACTGGCGATACACATGGCGATCCTAACAGCATCAGTAAAACTCTGGAATGCTCTTCACAAAACGAGGAAAACAGTGAATTGAAAACGAAGGATGATTTTGTTTTGGGGTACACTGAATCCACAGTTTTGAAATCCGAAAATCATAATTTCCCCCCATACTTGGGGACAGAAAAGGGGCACCTTGCGAGTGAGACAGCTGTCGGAAAAACAACTGCGGTGCCAGCAGACAGTGGGGAACAGAGGTCACCACCATTGACTGAATGTGAAG GTAAGCAGCAGGTGAGCAGGGGGTCAAGCGGGGCTGGAACGCATGACAGAGGCATTCTTGAAGACTCTGGAGCAGGAAGTGATGACGTAGAAACAGGAAAGCCAGTCGCTAAGCGGATGAGATTGGGTGATGTCCACGGAGACCTAATGGAGCAAAAACATTCTAGTCCAAGTGAACCAGAACTGGGTCCTGGGATAGCTATCACTTCCCTTGAAGACAGTGGGACGATGTCGGAGATGCCATGTGAAGTCCCGCCGCATTTACACACAAGTCATGTCAGTCGTAGTCATAGCAACGCTACAGATGCTCCTCTGAGATCACACCACTTTATGACAGAGGATGGAGGCTGGAGGGGAGGGCCCGGGGGAGGTGACAGGTCACTGGAGTCCCCTGCCAACGGGACGCTGTCTCCCTGGTCCATGGAGAACGGAGTGGGAGTAGACCCCCCCTCTGACAGCGACACTGAGGACCAAGACCTGTTCTCCTGTCGTAGAGTGGTGGCCTACATCAAGAGGCTGCACCTGTCCTGTGCACGCACCTACCTCTCCTGGCCCTTCCCCAAACCTGATTCTGCACAGTCACTCTCTGTGACATCATCAGTCCTCAACGCAAATGGACCACTGACACCCCCAGCGGAGTCTGTGTCATCAGCTGTGGGCTGTGTTAATGGAGCCTTGGTGAACGGATATGGAGACTCACTGATGAGGGCTGAGAGAACCAGAGTTCTCACCTCTCACTGTACACTCACTGAATACACTCCACAGACAAGCTACCAGGTCTATGCTCATAGGAATGGGATGCAGGGAGAGGGAAACATGATGGAAGAGAAAGACATGAGCaatggaagagaaggaggaggagaagaggatgagagcATGACCCAGTTTTCACTCTCTCCTGACACTTCAAGCAAGGTGTACCCATCCCATCCTCTCTGTCACAAGAAGCCACAGTCCCAACTCAGAACTAGGGGTCTCCATCGCAACAAAGCTTCCATATCCCCTCCACCTAAAGCTCCCACCATCTCCgccctcctcaccccacccaaaAACCACAGTGAAACTGATCCAATTCTTTCAGTTTCCTCCAACCTTTCTCAAACTGACACAGACACTGTTTCTTGCCTCTCTCCACCCAAAActgactctgtctcaaccttccCTCCAGCTAAAGTCAGTGGCGGTGGGGAGACAGCCTACACCCCCCCTCCTATAGGCGTCGGTAGTGACATAGCCACTGCCGCCTTTCTGCTGTTCTCATCTGCATCCCAAAACATAGAGACATCcccaccaccctcctctcctactccctcctcctttcttACTCCCTCCTCCCCTCGGAGGAAGGATGAAGGTGGGGCTATGTTCAATGCAACATCCTCCCCATCAGCTGTGGACAGTAAGACCGACACGTCTCACTCAAACTCCTTTCACTCAGCAGAGTCATCCCCTCTTCCACCAGATTTCTCCTGTCTTTCAGCTGAATCCTCCTTTCTCTCATCCAGCTCCTCACTTCTGCCTCAAGAAAAAAGAAAGGCAGAGGGAGTGGAGgtgcagagcagagagggagatgaaATGAAAGGAGAGGCGGCTGCGAGTGGAGAACTGAAGGTTTTGGTTTTACCAGGCAGTGAGTCCTCCAGTCCAGAGAAGCAGGAGCACCAGCGTCCAGAGCAGAAGAGCACACAGGGGGGCTCGTCGCTTGGCAAGCCCAAAGAGGGAGAGGCTGTGGTGGCCACGATCAGTAACCTCGCCCCTGGGATTCTTGGAGGTCAAACACCAATGCTGTGCATAACACGCCTGATGCTGCAGACACAGAGCTACTCAGAAGAGGATGATGACTTTGTAGACCAGAAAGAgaagttgtccagtggagtaggtgTTGGAACACAGGCCCAGGCATCCTCCACTGATGAAGATGATGGTACATGTGGTGAAGAGGGAACACTAGAGCCTGTTAGAACCCAGCCCTGTACTGATGAAGATGATGTCGATCATCATAATCAGTCCACCTCCTGTACTAAGGTCACGTCTGAGAACCAGGAAGCCGGCACTCCTTCCTCTTCCGGGTCACACACTCAACACCAGGAAGTAGAAGTTAGGGCAGGGTCAAAAGTCAAGCTGGCTAGTGACCCCAAAGCTCACCTCTTGGATGAGTTCACAGCCTACGAGCAGGACATCCTGCTTGTGGATGTTCTCCTGGATGACCCAGAGCTGTTTGGCAGCTTGCCTCAGGACCTTGAACCCATGCTGGGTTCAACCAGGGGACGAAGGGCCCCTAGAGCCAGGACCACCATTGGGGCAGGGAGAGCCCTACTACTCACGGGTGCAGGTCCCTCATGGGCCACTGAGAAAAG CTCCACCACGGGTACAGATGGGCCTCCTGGTTTTAAGACTGACCAGAGAAGAATTATCCACTTTAAAG aTGAGGAGAGTTCAGGACGATCTTGGAGACCTGTAGCCAGTTCCAACCCTATGCCTGCCGTGGTCCACAGCAACAGCTGGCCCCCTACTGTCCACGCGTTACATCCAGACCAG GGTGGAACTGACTACAACTACAGTCCTATGAAGGCAGAGATCTCTGAGAG GGCCCAGGCCTTCCAGTCTCTGAACTCATTTAAGAGCACACTGCCTTATCTGATGACTGGTGACTCATGGTGCAACG AACATACAGCCTCATGTAAAGACCCAGCGGCAGCAGACACCGGCCCTCAAAGACAATTTGACAGT tatTGCAAGTACTATTTCAGCATGTCGGACTGTTTCCATAAGACCTGTTGGTTCCTCCATGTGCCCAAGAGAGGAGACGAGAAG TTCTGTGTGGAGACGGTGCTGAGGTTTGTCAGGTCTtccaaccctgtctgtctgcagaGGGCAG TGTCAGTGTTTACGTCGTACTACCAGTTTAGTCCTCCAGGTGTCTACCACACCCCTCTGGTCCTGAATTCTCTCCTGGCTGCTCTGCTCAAAGCTGGCTTTCTGTCTGACATCATCACGGTGCTGCACGTCAGCACCGCCCACAACATACTG CCCAGTCCAGCGTTTCTCCTGGCTCTGTTCGActatgtgggagagagagaccaatCCATCTTACCTGAACTCATTCAACTCACCTCTAAG ATGGTGGATGCAGGCTTGGGGTTAAATGTGGACCAATGTGAGCGTGTCCTACACATGTTCCTTCAGTCGCCACAATACCACCCAGCAGACTCACCTGAGAATTACACAACTAAACCTGGCAACCACAG GTCGATGAACACCGACGCTCCCACTCCTGAAGCGCTGAGTCTGGCCCATGCTCTCGTGGAG ttgtgttcccagcaggaggaCTGGGGGAGGTTGGGTGTAGTCTTCCGCTCCATATGCCACTCCCACAGAAGCCTTGTCGACTTACAGCACTTCAGCGGCTGCGTTGCCATAGCGCTGCTCGAGGGGGACAAAGACAGACTAGCCCTGCCCTTCGCCTCCTTCACTGAGACAG TGTACCAGGAGACAGAGGACTGGGATGATGGTCTGATCAAGAGCTTCCTGGGGAGAATAGGAGTCTCTCTGATGTTCAGATACCACAAGACACAACAATGGGCCAAG GGCCGGAGGCTGGTGGatgtgttatccaggttaaaggTAAACTACTCCACTCTGAAGGGACTGTTCGGTAACGAGGATGGAGCTTCTCGCTGTCACCTGATCACAATAGCTACAGAACTTTTCCTTAGGAGCAACAGTGTTGAGGGGGCACTCAATACACTACGAG ATAACGAGTGGTTCCTGAGTTCGTGTGTGTGGCCGTGTTCGGTGGAGGACGTAGCGGAGAGAACAACTGTTCTGGTACGGCTGGCTGAGATAACATCCCACAGAGACACACTGGAGGTCCTCACTAACCTGCCTGGTCTTAAGGAACCTGCAG ACCTAGCAGACATCTCCATATACGGCTGTCTGTTCAACAGTCACCTCAAGTCATGTGTCGACAGACAAACTGTGACTGTGGCCTCAGACACGCTGGGTTTCATGTTGTCTAAGAGCCTGGCTGTGGACCCTCCTCTGCTGCACACTCTGCTGCACAAACTGGGCAAGCAAAACATCTGGCTACGGGCTAGAGCTCTCTTCAAAC AGGCCCTGTGTCTAGGCTATTACCCTGGTGTGAAGTCCGTGCCAGGCTCTCTAGCACTGACCGTTCCCTGTTCCCTGGGGGAGATGGAGATAGCTCTGGCCTTTGAGATGGTCCTCACCTTCAATGCTACaaccatcctcaacacaacaggCACACCACAGTCCATCATCATCACACTCAAGAG AACAGGGGACCGTGAGAGTGAGTACTTGGCGGCAGGCAGTCGCCTCCTCTCTGCTGCGATCGTCCCCAACCCTAAACTGACCGTCCACTATACAGCGGTCAACTCCTGTCAGGAACAGCTGTTCACGGTCGACACACACACCGCACGCCGCTGGCTCCGACACAACCACACCTGGGCCAACGAGGTCTGGACACATTCCTAA
- the topaz1 gene encoding uncharacterized protein topaz1 isoform X3 codes for MHTGAHRLTESNRSASLAASDRGMSEASTNGFACLSLGKQQVSRGSSGAGTHDRGILEDSGAGSDDVETGKPVAKRMRLGDVHGDLMEQKHSSPSEPELGPGIAITSLEDSGTMSEMPCEVPPHLHTSHVSRSHSNATDAPLRSHHFMTEDGGWRGGPGGGDRSLESPANGTLSPWSMENGVGVDPPSDSDTEDQDLFSCRRVVAYIKRLHLSCARTYLSWPFPKPDSAQSLSVTSSVLNANGPLTPPAESVSSAVGCVNGALVNGYGDSLMRAERTRVLTSHCTLTEYTPQTSYQVYAHRNGMQGEGNMMEEKDMSNGREGGGEEDESMTQFSLSPDTSSKVYPSHPLCHKKPQSQLRTRGLHRNKASISPPPKAPTISALLTPPKNHSETDPILSVSSNLSQTDTDTVSCLSPPKTDSVSTFPPAKVSGGGETAYTPPPIGVGSDIATAAFLLFSSASQNIETSPPPSSPTPSSFLTPSSPRRKDEGGAMFNATSSPSAVDSKTDTSHSNSFHSAESSPLPPDFSCLSAESSFLSSSSSLLPQEKRKAEGVEVQSREGDEMKGEAAASGELKVLVLPGSESSSPEKQEHQRPEQKSTQGGSSLGKPKEGEAVVATISNLAPGILGGQTPMLCITRLMLQTQSYSEEDDDFVDQKEKLSSGVGVGTQAQASSTDEDDGTCGEEGTLEPVRTQPCTDEDDVDHHNQSTSCTKVTSENQEAGTPSSSGSHTQHQEVEVRAGSKVKLASDPKAHLLDEFTAYEQDILLVDVLLDDPELFGSLPQDLEPMLGSTRGRRAPRARTTIGAGRALLLTGAGPSWATEKSSTTGTDGPPGFKTDQRRIIHFKDEESSGRSWRPVASSNPMPAVVHSNSWPPTVHALHPDQGGTDYNYSPMKAEISERAQAFQSLNSFKSTLPYLMTGDSWCNEHTASCKDPAAADTGPQRQFDSYCKYYFSMSDCFHKTCWFLHVPKRGDEKFCVETVLRFVRSSNPVCLQRAVSVFTSYYQFSPPGVYHTPLVLNSLLAALLKAGFLSDIITVLHVSTAHNILPSPAFLLALFDYVGERDQSILPELIQLTSKMVDAGLGLNVDQCERVLHMFLQSPQYHPADSPENYTTKPGNHRSMNTDAPTPEALSLAHALVELCSQQEDWGRLGVVFRSICHSHRSLVDLQHFSGCVAIALLEGDKDRLALPFASFTETVYQETEDWDDGLIKSFLGRIGVSLMFRYHKTQQWAKGRRLVDVLSRLKVNYSTLKGLFGNEDGASRCHLITIATELFLRSNSVEGALNTLRDNEWFLSSCVWPCSVEDVAERTTVLVRLAEITSHRDTLEVLTNLPGLKEPADLADISIYGCLFNSHLKSCVDRQTVTVASDTLGFMLSKSLAVDPPLLHTLLHKLGKQNIWLRARALFKQALCLGYYPGVKSVPGSLALTVPCSLGEMEIALAFEMVLTFNATTILNTTGTPQSIIITLKRTGDRESEYLAAGSRLLSAAIVPNPKLTVHYTAVNSCQEQLFTVDTHTARRWLRHNHTWANEVWTHS; via the exons ATGCACACGGGGGCGCACAGATTGACTGAGTCAAATCGTTCTGCATCTCTTGCTGCCTCGGATCGCGGGATGTCTGAAGCCTCCACCAATGGTTTTGCTTGTCTCTCACTAGGTAAGCAGCAGGTGAGCAGGGGGTCAAGCGGGGCTGGAACGCATGACAGAGGCATTCTTGAAGACTCTGGAGCAGGAAGTGATGACGTAGAAACAGGAAAGCCAGTCGCTAAGCGGATGAGATTGGGTGATGTCCACGGAGACCTAATGGAGCAAAAACATTCTAGTCCAAGTGAACCAGAACTGGGTCCTGGGATAGCTATCACTTCCCTTGAAGACAGTGGGACGATGTCGGAGATGCCATGTGAAGTCCCGCCGCATTTACACACAAGTCATGTCAGTCGTAGTCATAGCAACGCTACAGATGCTCCTCTGAGATCACACCACTTTATGACAGAGGATGGAGGCTGGAGGGGAGGGCCCGGGGGAGGTGACAGGTCACTGGAGTCCCCTGCCAACGGGACGCTGTCTCCCTGGTCCATGGAGAACGGAGTGGGAGTAGACCCCCCCTCTGACAGCGACACTGAGGACCAAGACCTGTTCTCCTGTCGTAGAGTGGTGGCCTACATCAAGAGGCTGCACCTGTCCTGTGCACGCACCTACCTCTCCTGGCCCTTCCCCAAACCTGATTCTGCACAGTCACTCTCTGTGACATCATCAGTCCTCAACGCAAATGGACCACTGACACCCCCAGCGGAGTCTGTGTCATCAGCTGTGGGCTGTGTTAATGGAGCCTTGGTGAACGGATATGGAGACTCACTGATGAGGGCTGAGAGAACCAGAGTTCTCACCTCTCACTGTACACTCACTGAATACACTCCACAGACAAGCTACCAGGTCTATGCTCATAGGAATGGGATGCAGGGAGAGGGAAACATGATGGAAGAGAAAGACATGAGCaatggaagagaaggaggaggagaagaggatgagagcATGACCCAGTTTTCACTCTCTCCTGACACTTCAAGCAAGGTGTACCCATCCCATCCTCTCTGTCACAAGAAGCCACAGTCCCAACTCAGAACTAGGGGTCTCCATCGCAACAAAGCTTCCATATCCCCTCCACCTAAAGCTCCCACCATCTCCgccctcctcaccccacccaaaAACCACAGTGAAACTGATCCAATTCTTTCAGTTTCCTCCAACCTTTCTCAAACTGACACAGACACTGTTTCTTGCCTCTCTCCACCCAAAActgactctgtctcaaccttccCTCCAGCTAAAGTCAGTGGCGGTGGGGAGACAGCCTACACCCCCCCTCCTATAGGCGTCGGTAGTGACATAGCCACTGCCGCCTTTCTGCTGTTCTCATCTGCATCCCAAAACATAGAGACATCcccaccaccctcctctcctactccctcctcctttcttACTCCCTCCTCCCCTCGGAGGAAGGATGAAGGTGGGGCTATGTTCAATGCAACATCCTCCCCATCAGCTGTGGACAGTAAGACCGACACGTCTCACTCAAACTCCTTTCACTCAGCAGAGTCATCCCCTCTTCCACCAGATTTCTCCTGTCTTTCAGCTGAATCCTCCTTTCTCTCATCCAGCTCCTCACTTCTGCCTCAAGAAAAAAGAAAGGCAGAGGGAGTGGAGgtgcagagcagagagggagatgaaATGAAAGGAGAGGCGGCTGCGAGTGGAGAACTGAAGGTTTTGGTTTTACCAGGCAGTGAGTCCTCCAGTCCAGAGAAGCAGGAGCACCAGCGTCCAGAGCAGAAGAGCACACAGGGGGGCTCGTCGCTTGGCAAGCCCAAAGAGGGAGAGGCTGTGGTGGCCACGATCAGTAACCTCGCCCCTGGGATTCTTGGAGGTCAAACACCAATGCTGTGCATAACACGCCTGATGCTGCAGACACAGAGCTACTCAGAAGAGGATGATGACTTTGTAGACCAGAAAGAgaagttgtccagtggagtaggtgTTGGAACACAGGCCCAGGCATCCTCCACTGATGAAGATGATGGTACATGTGGTGAAGAGGGAACACTAGAGCCTGTTAGAACCCAGCCCTGTACTGATGAAGATGATGTCGATCATCATAATCAGTCCACCTCCTGTACTAAGGTCACGTCTGAGAACCAGGAAGCCGGCACTCCTTCCTCTTCCGGGTCACACACTCAACACCAGGAAGTAGAAGTTAGGGCAGGGTCAAAAGTCAAGCTGGCTAGTGACCCCAAAGCTCACCTCTTGGATGAGTTCACAGCCTACGAGCAGGACATCCTGCTTGTGGATGTTCTCCTGGATGACCCAGAGCTGTTTGGCAGCTTGCCTCAGGACCTTGAACCCATGCTGGGTTCAACCAGGGGACGAAGGGCCCCTAGAGCCAGGACCACCATTGGGGCAGGGAGAGCCCTACTACTCACGGGTGCAGGTCCCTCATGGGCCACTGAGAAAAG CTCCACCACGGGTACAGATGGGCCTCCTGGTTTTAAGACTGACCAGAGAAGAATTATCCACTTTAAAG aTGAGGAGAGTTCAGGACGATCTTGGAGACCTGTAGCCAGTTCCAACCCTATGCCTGCCGTGGTCCACAGCAACAGCTGGCCCCCTACTGTCCACGCGTTACATCCAGACCAG GGTGGAACTGACTACAACTACAGTCCTATGAAGGCAGAGATCTCTGAGAG GGCCCAGGCCTTCCAGTCTCTGAACTCATTTAAGAGCACACTGCCTTATCTGATGACTGGTGACTCATGGTGCAACG AACATACAGCCTCATGTAAAGACCCAGCGGCAGCAGACACCGGCCCTCAAAGACAATTTGACAGT tatTGCAAGTACTATTTCAGCATGTCGGACTGTTTCCATAAGACCTGTTGGTTCCTCCATGTGCCCAAGAGAGGAGACGAGAAG TTCTGTGTGGAGACGGTGCTGAGGTTTGTCAGGTCTtccaaccctgtctgtctgcagaGGGCAG TGTCAGTGTTTACGTCGTACTACCAGTTTAGTCCTCCAGGTGTCTACCACACCCCTCTGGTCCTGAATTCTCTCCTGGCTGCTCTGCTCAAAGCTGGCTTTCTGTCTGACATCATCACGGTGCTGCACGTCAGCACCGCCCACAACATACTG CCCAGTCCAGCGTTTCTCCTGGCTCTGTTCGActatgtgggagagagagaccaatCCATCTTACCTGAACTCATTCAACTCACCTCTAAG ATGGTGGATGCAGGCTTGGGGTTAAATGTGGACCAATGTGAGCGTGTCCTACACATGTTCCTTCAGTCGCCACAATACCACCCAGCAGACTCACCTGAGAATTACACAACTAAACCTGGCAACCACAG GTCGATGAACACCGACGCTCCCACTCCTGAAGCGCTGAGTCTGGCCCATGCTCTCGTGGAG ttgtgttcccagcaggaggaCTGGGGGAGGTTGGGTGTAGTCTTCCGCTCCATATGCCACTCCCACAGAAGCCTTGTCGACTTACAGCACTTCAGCGGCTGCGTTGCCATAGCGCTGCTCGAGGGGGACAAAGACAGACTAGCCCTGCCCTTCGCCTCCTTCACTGAGACAG TGTACCAGGAGACAGAGGACTGGGATGATGGTCTGATCAAGAGCTTCCTGGGGAGAATAGGAGTCTCTCTGATGTTCAGATACCACAAGACACAACAATGGGCCAAG GGCCGGAGGCTGGTGGatgtgttatccaggttaaaggTAAACTACTCCACTCTGAAGGGACTGTTCGGTAACGAGGATGGAGCTTCTCGCTGTCACCTGATCACAATAGCTACAGAACTTTTCCTTAGGAGCAACAGTGTTGAGGGGGCACTCAATACACTACGAG ATAACGAGTGGTTCCTGAGTTCGTGTGTGTGGCCGTGTTCGGTGGAGGACGTAGCGGAGAGAACAACTGTTCTGGTACGGCTGGCTGAGATAACATCCCACAGAGACACACTGGAGGTCCTCACTAACCTGCCTGGTCTTAAGGAACCTGCAG ACCTAGCAGACATCTCCATATACGGCTGTCTGTTCAACAGTCACCTCAAGTCATGTGTCGACAGACAAACTGTGACTGTGGCCTCAGACACGCTGGGTTTCATGTTGTCTAAGAGCCTGGCTGTGGACCCTCCTCTGCTGCACACTCTGCTGCACAAACTGGGCAAGCAAAACATCTGGCTACGGGCTAGAGCTCTCTTCAAAC AGGCCCTGTGTCTAGGCTATTACCCTGGTGTGAAGTCCGTGCCAGGCTCTCTAGCACTGACCGTTCCCTGTTCCCTGGGGGAGATGGAGATAGCTCTGGCCTTTGAGATGGTCCTCACCTTCAATGCTACaaccatcctcaacacaacaggCACACCACAGTCCATCATCATCACACTCAAGAG AACAGGGGACCGTGAGAGTGAGTACTTGGCGGCAGGCAGTCGCCTCCTCTCTGCTGCGATCGTCCCCAACCCTAAACTGACCGTCCACTATACAGCGGTCAACTCCTGTCAGGAACAGCTGTTCACGGTCGACACACACACCGCACGCCGCTGGCTCCGACACAACCACACCTGGGCCAACGAGGTCTGGACACATTCCTAA